The genomic window TCGTCAAGCACCTGGCAAAGCATCCCCGAGATCTTAGCACCCACTTCGAACTCGGGCAGCTCTATGCCCTCGATGGCCAAATCGCAGAAGCGATCCGGGAGTACCGGACAGTGATTCAGATTGCCCCTGACCACGAGACAGCCTACTTTAACCTCGGCCTCCTCTATCACCGTTCCGGGCAACTTGAACAGGCGATCCGGACCTTTCGCGAGGTTCTGCGTCTCGATCCAACGGATCTCCCCACCCATATCAACCTCGGAGTGGCCTATCGGGACAGGCGGGGAGAACTGTTGGAAAAGGAGATCGAGATCTTGGAGGCAGCGGTCAAACTTCGGCCCGACTATCCCGAGGCCCACTACCATCTCGGGATCGCCTATCGCGCCATGGGGGATAGTGAGCCGTCCTGTCGCCCCTGGTACAAGAAGGCACAGACGGAGCTTCAGGCGTATCTGGCGGCCAAACCTTCAGGAAAACGTCGCCAGTTGGTTTCGCGGTGGGTCGAGCTGCTGGAGAAGCGGCTGCAGAACTGCTAATGGCTTACTGCTGATCGCTGACTGCTGACGGCTGCTTTATCGAGGGCCGAACCGCTCTTCGGCCTGCCGCTCGAGCTCATGGATCTGCCGCTCGTACGCCCGTTCCTCAGCCTCTAGACGATCCTCACGGATGCGCCGGAGGTTCGCGAGCTGGCGGTCCACTTCCGCTACGGGTATCTCCGCATCAGACGGGTACTGACCCAGGATCCTGTGACGCGCGTCAAATTCCGCCTTCTCCTTCTCACGTTTTGCCCGAACCCTCTCGAGCTCTCCTCTGAGCCTTCCGACCTCACGCTGGTACTCCTCCAGGGAACCCAAGCCTTGCTGGGCCTGAAGACGGGCAACGATACGGGCCCATACGCCCGAGAGGCTCCCTGTCACCGCGCTGAACCATCGCGCGCCGTCCATGTCCCTTCCGTTGACAGATAGCTTCCGGCGAGAACTTCCTTCGGGAAGGTCGGGCAAAAAGCCCCTTACCTGACCAGCTTGAGAAGTGCCTTTGAGCCGTCTTCCCACTGACCACTCGGCCGATCGGGTGGAGGGGCCGAGAGGAAGTGACGGACGGTGTAGCCGCAGACCTTACACCGGCGGTAAAAATAAGACCGCTCTCCTTCGCGCTCGATTCCGCCAATCTGGGCCATTTTCCGGGCGCAACAGGTCTTCCCTCTTACAGGAGACACAATGCGCCTTGGATACATGTTAAGCGGTGACCTCTTGTTAGTATACTCCACAATGGTTGCCATGTTCCCCTTCCTTACCTCGTTTGATTCGGCGCTATGAAAAAATCCTTAGTCGGGACGGTACATCCCCACATGTCTTTTGAGTTCGTCAAAGCAGCCATCAAGGATCGAGGGGTCCTTGTGAACCCTGGCCGAGAGAATCGCTCCCTCAATCCCCGCGATAATGAAATCGGCCAGACGCTGCGAGTGCATGTTTCGGGCCAATTGTCCCTGATCCTGGGCCCTCCTGATCGCCTCCGAGATGTGATCCCGCCAGTTCCTGAGGATTTCTCCGATCCGTTGACGGAACCCATCGTGAATGTCGCTCATCTCGAGCGCGAGATTCCCAAGGGGGCATCCCCCCACGCACGCTGCCTTCCGCTGGGCGGATGCGATGCGCTCGAACAGGCAGAAGATCTCTTCCAGCGGATCCTCACCTCTGTCAAAAACCTCCCGCCCAAGTTCCTCCGTCGCCCAGAAAGCTAGGCGATCCAGGATTGCATACCCCAGTTCGTCCTTGCTCTCGAAATAGTGATAGAAGTTCCCCTTCCCGACACCACTCTCCCGCAGAATGTCTTCCAGGCTGGTGTTATTGAATCCCTGCCGGTGTATCAACCGAAAGGCGGCCTCAATCACGCGGTTTTTGGTTCTCGATCCTCTGACCGTCTGTGGCCTCATGTCCCCCTCTGAACTCATTCTGTACCGACCGGATGGTACAGAAATAAATTTACAATGTTACAGATGAATGTCAAGGGGAAAAATAGCTCGGTAAGCGCCTGAATGCAAGGCTTATTCTGCGCTGATGGGGAGTCTGACGGTGAAGGTGCTCCCTTGGTCCTCGCCTTCGGATTCGGCTCTGATCTGACCGCCGTGAAGCTCTACCAGTCGCTTCGTCAGGGCCAGGCCGAGGCCGGTCCCTTGCTGCTCTTTCGCGTAGACAGGCTCGAGCTGTGTGAAGGGCTGAAAGAGCTTCGACAGATCTTCGGCAGCGATCCCAATTCCCGTGTCTTGCACCCGGATTTCAATGAAATCTCCGCGTGGTTCATGGTTCATGGTCGATGGTTCATGGTCAGTCCCCTCCGATCCCTGAACCCTGAACGCTGAACCCTGAACGCATCGGGCGGAAACTGTCACAGTTCCGCCCTTGGGGGTGAACTTGACGGCGTTGGAGAGGAGGTTGTACAAGATCTGCCTGAACCGAACCGGATCCGCGAACACGCTGGAGAGGTCCTGTTCCACAGTGAGTGCCAAGTGCAGGTTTTTTTTCTCGCCTTCCCAATTCACCAGGTTCAGCGCCTCCTCCAGGGCTTCTCTCAAGGAGAGCTGCTCCCGATGGATCGCCATCTTTCCTGCTTCAACCTTGGAAAGATCGAGGAGATCGTTGATCAGATTTAAGAGGTGCCGCCCGCTGGAGAACACGTTACCCACGTACCGTTGCTGCTTTTCGTTCAGGGGGCCAAACTTCTCGTCCATTAAAAGTTCAGAAAAGCCGAGGATGGCGTTCAACGGTGTACGCAGCTCGTGCGACATATTCGCCAAGAACTCGGTCTTGTGGCCTGAGACCCTCTCGGCGTGATTTCTGGCTTCCTCCAGCTGGAGGTTGGCAGCGTGAAGCTCCCTCGTCCGTTCCTCTACCCTGGCCTCCAGCTGCCGGGCCGCCTGCCACAGTTCTTCATAGAGCCGCGAATTCTCCATTGCGATGACTGCCTGGCTCGCCAGAGTGGTCAAGAGCTGGATCTTTCCTTCATCGCAAACCTGAGGGACATCCGAGAACGCCATGAGAAAACCCCGAACCTCCTCCCGATACAGCAGTGGAACAATGACCACCGACCGTATCCCCACCCGACTGGCGGCTCCCCTCCAGGGAGCAAAAGAGGAATCTTCGAGCACATCTTCAATGGCAACTGGGACCTTGTTTCTGAAGGCCTTCGCGGTTGGCCCCTGACCCAGGGGAGAGGCCGGATCCAGGGAAATGCGGAGGTTCTTCGTAAAGCCCTGGTCATCCCCGGCCAGGGCCTCCACGCGTAGGTGGGGCTGGTTGGGGATAGCAACGATTACGAACTTTGCCTGCATCAGCGCCCGGGCTTCTTCGGCGATGGTCTGCAACGCGGCATGGTAATCCAGTACAGAAGTCAACGCGACCCCAATCGTGTACAGTCTTTCGAGCTGGTGTACCCGGGTTCGCAGTTCTTTCTCCACCTGCTTGCGTTCGGTGATGTCCTCACAACTCGTTACGATGGCCATGGGCTCTCCATCGGCGTCCATGACGACATCGGACATCAACTGGACCGGGAACCCACCTCCATCTTTCCGGATGTTGACACTCTGCCGCTTCCAGGTATTCATGGCCCTTATCTGGTCCAAGGCCATCGGCTTCCAGAGCTTATTGGGGGCAAAGATTCTGACATCCTTGCCGACCAAATCATCCGCCGCATACCCGTGCATGTTTGCCTCAGCGGGATTCGTAT from Candidatus Methylomirabilota bacterium includes these protein-coding regions:
- a CDS encoding PAS domain S-box protein — encoded protein: MAHSVDNILYKLSPAFGGRPLPPSQVKRLRWLGLWAPTTLGAVLLVITLTSFQSLSTSLLVFLVLGMSAAGIALFAWYWFVFAQVLWREEEVLNGTTDRAILSSVMSSPSLQSELILNATGEGIYGLDLQGNITCVNPAVTRTTGYEPNELIGRPIHTILDHSNGGPYVQDNCPIYAALKDGVVRHVTDGIFCKRDGTSLPVEYTAMPNREDGKIVGAVVTFRDITKRKQTEESLRWLEKAVQTMQLGVTITGITGEILYTNPAEANMHGYAADDLVGKDVRIFAPNKLWKPMALDQIRAMNTWKRQSVNIRKDGGGFPVQLMSDVVMDADGEPMAIVTSCEDITERKQVEKELRTRVHQLERLYTIGVALTSVLDYHAALQTIAEEARALMQAKFVIVAIPNQPHLRVEALAGDDQGFTKNLRISLDPASPLGQGPTAKAFRNKVPVAIEDVLEDSSFAPWRGAASRVGIRSVVIVPLLYREEVRGFLMAFSDVPQVCDEGKIQLLTTLASQAVIAMENSRLYEELWQAARQLEARVEERTRELHAANLQLEEARNHAERVSGHKTEFLANMSHELRTPLNAILGFSELLMDEKFGPLNEKQQRYVGNVFSSGRHLLNLINDLLDLSKVEAGKMAIHREQLSLREALEEALNLVNWEGEKKNLHLALTVEQDLSSVFADPVRFRQILYNLLSNAVKFTPKGGTVTVSARCVQGSAFRVQGSEGTDHEPSTMNHEPRGDFIEIRVQDTGIGIAAEDLSKLFQPFTQLEPVYAKEQQGTGLGLALTKRLVELHGGQIRAESEGEDQGSTFTVRLPISAE
- a CDS encoding TetR family transcriptional regulator C-terminal domain-containing protein — its product is MRPQTVRGSRTKNRVIEAAFRLIHRQGFNNTSLEDILRESGVGKGNFYHYFESKDELGYAILDRLAFWATEELGREVFDRGEDPLEEIFCLFERIASAQRKAACVGGCPLGNLALEMSDIHDGFRQRIGEILRNWRDHISEAIRRAQDQGQLARNMHSQRLADFIIAGIEGAILSARVHKDPSILDGCFDELKRHVGMYRPD
- a CDS encoding tetratricopeptide repeat protein translates to MIPAADTPKGLPHRGVPTTMRVIHYTGRGFLWTLGLVGLVLLVTPWPAPVHPSPQEEGQRERLLRMFQEQRARRRQELVKHLAKHPRDLSTHFELGQLYALDGQIAEAIREYRTVIQIAPDHETAYFNLGLLYHRSGQLEQAIRTFREVLRLDPTDLPTHINLGVAYRDRRGELLEKEIEILEAAVKLRPDYPEAHYHLGIAYRAMGDSEPSCRPWYKKAQTELQAYLAAKPSGKRRQLVSRWVELLEKRLQNC